Below is a window of Paenibacillus bovis DNA.
TGACCAATATCGGATTTGGGATCGGCGATCAGGATACAGAATGATTCATGCTCTCCCCGACCTACACGTCCGCGCAGCTGATGCAGCTGGGACAGCCCGAATCGGTCTGCATCCATAATGATCATCAGCGTAGCATTTGGTACATCGACGCCTACCTCGACAACTGTCGTAGAGACCAGCAGCTGCATTTCATTGCTGTAAAAGGCACGCATTGTTTCTTCCTTTTCCGCAGCGCTCATCCGGCCATGCAGCAGTCCAACCTGATATTTCGGGAATGCCTGATCCATCTGTACGTACAGATCAATCGCATTTTGCACATCCAGCTTATCGGACTCTTCGATCAATGGACAGATCAGATAGGCTTGACGCCCCTGATCGATCTCTTTGGAAATAAAGCCCATCACCCGGTCCATCATATTTTGCTTGACCCAGTACGTGGAGATCGGCTTGCGTCCTTTTGGACGTTCGGAAATGGTAGATACATCCATATCGCCAAATGCTGTTATTGCCAGCGTCCGCGGAATCGGTGTAGCCGTCATAGTCAGTACATCCGGGTCAAACCCTTTGCGTCTTAGTACACTGCGCTGATTGACACCAAAGCGATGCTGTTCATCTGTGACAACCAGACCCAGACTGCGGAAAAAGACATCTTCCTGAATCAACGCATGGGTGCCGACGATAATATCGGTCATACCCATTTGCAGGGAAGCGATCAGATCTTTGCGCTTGCGTCCTGTGACACTGCTGGTCAGCATCTCCACTGTAATGCCAAACGGCTCAAACATGCGCTTGAGTGAACGTACATGCTGCTCTGCCAGAATCTCGGTTGGTACCATAAGTGCTCCCTGATGACCGGAACGAACCGTTGCAAACAAGGCAATCGCTGCAATAACTGTTTTGCCTGAACCGACATCCCCCTGCAGCAGTCGATTCATACTATGGGGTGAACGCATGTCTTTGAGAATTTCGAGTTCTACCTGCTTCTGCGCATCGGTCAATTCGAACGGCAGACTGCGTACAAATTCGCGAATCGTCGCATTATCCGTCGTATGCACAATACCTGTCGACCGCTTGCGATTCATACTGCGATAGGCCTGCAATTTGAGCTGAAACAAAAATAATTCCTCATACACCATCCGTCTACGCGCCTGCTTGCCTTCGCCTGCGTCAACCGGTTGATGCAGCTGGCGAATGGCTTGCTTGCGTGGCATCAGTTTGTACTGCCGAATCAGCTCCTGCGGCAGCACTTCGGGAATCATTTCTCCATACTGATCCAGCGCCTGTCCGATCATTTTGCGGAGCCAGGTCTGTGTAATCTTGCCACCGATCGAATAAACCGGCTGCAGACTGCCGCTGCGCTGGGTGCCTTTATCCGGAAATTCCGAATCGGTAATAGTCATAGTCGAACGGCGCTGATCCCATTTGCCCGTCAGAATAATTACTCTGCCGGAAGTGAGCTGGTCTTTGAGAAAATGACGGTTGAACCAGGTTGCTGTTACCATCCAGTCATCCACCATTACTTTACAGGTCAAACGTGATTTTTTGCCATAGCGCTGTAATACCGGCAGGCCGACAATCTTGCCTTCAACCGTAATTTTGTCGCCGTCCTTGACCTCCTGAAGCGCTCGAAGCCGATAATCTTCATACCGGAACGGGAAATACTCCAGTAGATCAAGTACAGTAGAGATGCCAAAGGCGTGAAGCTCCCCTTCTTTGGAAGCACTCACGCCACTGACCTGCCGAACGCCAATCTGATCCAGATTGATATTCATCATCATCCCTCATCTATTCCTCATCCGGCCATGCAAACATGGCGATTGTGCCCGGTCCTGCATGTGTACCAATCACAGGCCCCACTTCAGAAAAGACCAGTTCGCCAATCTCATAATGCTCTCTGATCATCTGCAGCAAGGGTTCACACGATTCCCGATTCGCCGTATGTCCAAGAGCCAGATTAATTTTACGTACATTCAGATGTTGACGCATCATCTCAACGATGCGTGTCATTGCTTTTTTCTGCCCGCGTACCTTTTCCACCGGATAGATGACACCGTTCTCGTCGATAGAGAGAATCGGCTTGACGTTGAGCAGTGTCCCTAGTACCGCCGAGGCTCTGCCAATCCGGCCGCCTTTGCGCAGATATTCCAGGTCATCCACCATAAAATAAAGCTCACGTCTGCTGAGTATATGCGCTACACCTGCTTCGATCTCGGCGACACTTTTGCCCTGCTGGGCCAATCGGGCTGCATGTACAACAGCCAGTCCATATCCGTACGATGCCGACTTGGAGTCAATCACGGTAATATGACTGTGATCATCCAGCATGGAGCGTCCGATCGTCGCCGACTGATACGTACCGCTAAGACCCGAAGATAGATGGATAGATACGATTGGACTGCCTGGATGCTCTGCTGTCAGCTTCTCATACATTGCTGTATAATCGGCCGGTGAAGGCTGGGAAGTCGTAGGCAGCTGCGCTGAAGCAGATAGCTTGCTATAAAATTCAGCCGAAGTGATATCGACTCCATCCGCATAAGACTGTTCTCCAAAAAATAATCGTAACGGGATAATGCGTATATCATACTTTGCAATCAGTTCTGCAGGGATATCTGCCGTGCTTTCTGTCACAATAATGGTATGTGTCATAGCTTATCCCTCCTTCTCTCCAAAATACACAACTGCTGCGAAATGCCGGTTGTATCAGACATTCCGCAGTATTTGATATATAACACTTCTTAATAATCAGGATTCTACAGAGAACAGGTAATGGTATACCGGTTGATCGCCTTCATGGATTTCCACTTCGGCATCGGGATAAGTTTCGCTGATCCAGCTCGCGAGAGCTGTCGTATCTGCATCATTTGCTTCACTACCTACCAGTACGGTTACCACTTCCTGACCATCCTCGATCATCGAAGACAGCAGCTCCTGACAGGTCTGCAGCAGTGCCGGGGCAGTAGCTACGATTTTGGAATTGTAAATTCCGATATAATGACCTTCCTTGATATCGATATTCTCCATTGTCGTATCGCGTACTGCTACGGTTACTTGACCTGATTTGACATGATTCAGTGCTTCTGTCATATTGCTCTCGTTCATATCCACACTCTCGTCTTCCTGGAAAGCAAAAGCAGAAGCGATCCCTTGCGGAATACTTTTGCTCGGAATAACCGTAATCTGACGGCTGTCTTCCAGCAGATCGCGTGCCTGCTGTGCAGCCAGTACGATATTCGAGTTATTTGGCAAAATAAAGATATGACGTGCAGACAGATTCTCTACTGCTTTGACGAAATCTTCCGTGCTCGGATTCATCGTCTGCCCGCCGGCCAGAATCGTATCTACCCCAAGACTACGGAAAATCTCCGAAATACCGTCGCCCGACGAAACAGCAATCAGTCCATAAGCTGCTACTTCTTCTGCAGGAGGAACAGCTGCTGTCTGCGGATCAAGCGGTTCCTGTGGAATATCGGCAAACAGATCGGGCGGCGGAGCAATATCCAGTCCGGCAGACAGCAAATCGCGATGCTGCTCACGCATATTCAAAATATGGATCTGTGTAATTTCTCCGTACTGCAGAGCCAGATTGAGCACTTCACCCGGCGCTTTGGAATGAACATGCACCTTGATAACCTCATCATCGGCAATAACGATAATGGAGTCGCCATTTACAGCCAGTGCCTGACGGAACTTCTCTTCCTCAAAACGAACATTACGGTTCTGTCCCAGCTGACGATTAATGAAAAATTCCATATCATACAAGAATTCGATATCTTCGGTTTCCAGGCGTGCCTGAGCCGGCATCGGTGTATCAAATGCAGGATTCTGAGCTACTGCAGAAGCTGAAGCTGGATTGGATGTACCTGTAATGCCCGGCTGCATAGCCTGACCTGTATGAACGGCTGCAAATGTCTGCTCTGTACTTGTAGCTGTCGTTCCATTCTGCAGATAGGCATAGAACCCTTCATAAATATATACAAGCCCCTGACCACCGGAATCAACTACGCCTACCTGTTTCAATACCGGCAGCATTTCCTGCGTCTGGGCCAGCGTCTCCTGGGCGCGTCGAAGTACTTCGCCCATCAATTCCGTAATATCGGTCGTACGACGTGCATAATAGGTTGCATGCTTGGCTGCTTCCTTGGCAACAGTCAAAATGGTGCCTTCAACAGGCTTGACTACAGCTTTGTAGGCAGTTTCCACGCCATTTTGTAATGCAGCTGCAAATTGAGCGGCATTCAGTTCATCCCGTGATGCAGCCGCCCGGCTAAAACCACGGAACAGCTGGGATAAAATAACGCCGGAGTTACCGCGGGCTCCCATTAACAAGCCTTTGGACAGTATTGTAGCTGCTTGACCGATCATCGGAGAACTGCTGCGTTTGAGTTCATTCACTCCGGCAGTCATGGTCAGATTCATATTGGTTCCTGTATCGCCATCCGGCACAGGAAATACATTAAGGGAATTGACGTGCTCCGCATGCTGATGCAGACGCTCCGCTCCCGCCAATACCATAGCGGTAAAATCAGTTCCATTTAAAGAACGCTTACTCAATGATAATTCCCCTTCCTCATGTATCCATACCAGCTCTGTCCGGGATGATATTTGGACAGAACACATTTTGATTTTTCGTTTTCAGGTTTGTTTATTAAATTATTTGTATTGTAAAAAAGCATATATGGGTTACTTATACGCTTTCTGTTCTCTGCCCGTTTCAAATAATTTAGAACCTTGTACTTGTACCAAGTACCAATAACGGGCAAAGCCTTGTGTAATGTAGTGTATTTGGCTGCATGCGAACCTTGACAGTATAGGTTCACTACTCTGTCAGCTGGCAAAATGATACCTGCCAATCATGCAAAAAAAATACATATTGAACTACCTTATATTGTACTATAACCCTTTACAGAAATAAATAAAGTATTTAGAAGTGTTGACGTCGCTTTCTTGATTGTGATAATATGTTATGAGTGTTGTTTTCATGCACTTTTTTGGAAATAGGAGGTGTAACTATGGCTCGTAAATGTTATGTAACTGGTAAAACAGCTGGTAGCGGTAACCACGTATCCCACGCTAACAACCGTAACCGCCGTACTTGGGGCGTGAACGTTCAAAAAGTTCGCATCCTCGTAGACGGTAAACCAAAACGCGTATACGTAAGTACTCGTGCTTTGAAATCCGGTAAAGTTACCCGCGTATAATGATATGTCGATGAAGAAAGCATCTCTATTGACTAGAGATGCTTTTTTGCTATATTCAGATCGGTAGAACTGTTCTGCGATCACCGGTGTATCCATCTTTGCAGCAATAATATTCAAGCGATATCTAAGATTAAACATACAAAGCGCTAATCCTGTAAATGGATTAGCGCTTTGTTATTATACCTATTAACTCGTATAAGATGAACAGCTTGTCCACAAATATGTGCGAGTAGTTATAAGATCCATTCTTGGCTACTGCCGTTTATATTCAGCAGTCACACGGCAGCTTCTTAGTGAAGGCTATCGCGGATACTCCGGATTGCTTTGGCACGGTCAGGCGTATTGAATACGGCGCTGCCGGCTACAAGTACATCTGCTCCTGCTTCTACGACCTGTTTGGCTGTAGAAGCTGTAATACCACCGTCTACTTCGATATGAAGAGCCGTATGCCCCATCTCATTGGCCCATTCACGTATCTGGCGAATTTTGTTCACGGTACGCGGGATAAAGCTCTGACCGCCAAATCCCGGATTCACGGTCATAACGAGCACCATGTCGACATCTTCCAGCACTTCACGGATCGCTGCTGCCGGTGTAGCCGGATTGATCGCTACGCCTGCTTTGACACCATGTTCCTTGATTTGATGAATAACGCGGTGCAGATGTGTACATGCTTCGGCGTGAACCGTAATCATCTGTGCTCCAGCTTTGACGAAATCTTCGATATAACGATCCGGATTTTCGATCATCAAATGAACATCTTTGAACAGACCGGTATGTGCCGAGATGGACTGCATTACCGGCGCTCCGAATGTAATATTCGGAACGAAGTGGCCATCCATTACATCAATATGCACCCAATCCGCTCCGCCGCGCTCGACATCAGCGACTTCAGCCAGCAGTTTACCAAAATCCGCTGACAGAATAGAAGGGGCTATTTTTACTTTATGCATGATTAATACCTCCGTTTCTCATCTTTCATTTCCTGATAAAATTGCTCGTAGTGCTTGTAGCGGCTGTTGGCTATTTCTCCGTTTTCCAGAGCATCCAGCACTTTGCAGCCCGGCTCATGTAAATGTGTGCATCCACGGAACTTGCAGTCACTGGAATAGCGATTAAATTCGCGGAAGCATGAGCCCAGATCCTCGACGCCCAGCTGCGTGAAATTCAGCTGACTGAAACCGGGAGTATCGGCCACATAGCCGCCACCCTCCAGTTCGATCAACTCTACGTGGCGGGTGGTATGCTTACCACGACCGAGACGCAAGCTGATTTCGCTGGTATTCAGATCGCTGCCCGGAATCACCTTGTTCAGCAAGGAGGATTTACCCACACCTGACTGTCCGGCAAACATGCTGATTTTGTTATTCAGCTCCTGGCGAATCTGATCGGTACCCATATCCAGTTCGGCACTGGTAAGAATAACCTGATAACCAATATCCTCATATAGCTGTTTGGCTCTCTCTACAGCCTCGCGCATCACTGTATCTTCTTCACGCAGCAAATCCATTTTGGTAAAGCAGATCAACGGTTCCAGGCCAGCATGCTCGATATGTACCAGGAATTTGTCCAGCAGAATCAGGCTCAGATCCGGTTCTTTTACCGAAAACAGCAAGACAGCCTGACGAATATTAGCCACAGGAGGACGAATTAATTCCGTCCTCCGCGGCAGTATTTTGTCTACTGTGCCTTCTCCATTTTCTGTCAATGAAAAGATAACCTGATCGCCGACCAGAGGGGATTCCCCTCTTTTTTTGAAGATTCCGCGGCCCCGGCACTGTATAGTAGCCGGTTGATCCGCAGGAACCACCTCATCTGTCTGCTCGGGTTTTACATAATAGTATCCGCTTAGCGCTTTGACGATTAAGCCTTCTGGCATGTAATCCGTCCTCTCATTGATCTTGCATTTTGAATCATGATCTTCAATTACGGTGTATTCGTATCATTACCCGTATCATCGGTATTTTCATTACCGTTCCCCTGGCCTTGGCCATTTCCTTGACCATTGCCATTTCCGTTACCAATACCATTGCCGTTTCCATTGCTACTGCCATCTACTGCGGCGGGATCCTCTGTCTCCTGCTCTTCCGGAGGCGTAGTCTCTTCGGCTGGTGGAGTTGTAGTCTCCGGTGGAGGGGTTACTTCTCCGGTATTTTCGGGTTCCACTACACCTTCAGGTAGTGTTCCCTGTTTGGCTTCATTATATCCAATCGCAAAAGTATCCAGGAACTGACCATCACGGTAGACTTTAACAACGCCATTCTGGTTAGGGTCCAGCACCATATTGATCTGCAGCGATTTGCGGGAATCAATTGTTTTGGTTCCCCAGTCGCGGTCAGCACCACGCGCATCCGTATAGACAATATTGATTTTGCTGGTTTTGCCTGCTGTAGCTGGTGGTACCGATACCGTATACGTGTAATTCAGTGCTTCCGGCGGATAACCGGTGCTAATCCACAGATCCACTGCACTTCCTTTGGTAGCAGAACCACCAGATTGCGGATTCTGACGGGTGACTTTGCCTTTATCAACCGTATAGCTTGCTTCCTGCTGCACATTGCCTACTTTGAGGCCGGCAGAAGAAATTTTGGACTGGGCATCCGACTGGCTGATACCTGCTACCGATGGAACCGATGTTGTAGATACGCCTTTGCTTACCGTTAGCGTGACCGGTTGGGATTCAGGGTCTACGTCTTCGTTCGCTCCCGGCTTCTGGTCAAATACCTTACCGGCTTCTACACTGTCGTTATTTTCATCCTGTCTGGCAATCTGATCATCCTTAAAGCCCATCTCGATCAACTCTTTGCGAGCATCATCATACGTCGAATTGGTAAAGTCGGGCATTTTCTTGAGTTCTTTGGCCATGGCTACGCTGAGTTTGATCTCGGTATTCTGCTTGACCAGTGTATTCGGCTGCGGATCCTGTTCATACACCGTACCGGGTGCTATCCCTTCCTTGTACTCTCGGTGTACGTCATCTGCGACTGCCAGACCATATTTTTGCAACTCTACCTTGGCCTGCTGTTCTGTCATATTCGTGACACTCGGAACGGTAACCTCATCCTTGTTCAGCGTCTGATTTACATAGAATACAATCACAAACATAATCAGCAGTACTGCCAGCACCGAAGAGATAATAATCGCTGCTTTTTTACGGCTTTTCTGCTTGGAAGCT
It encodes the following:
- the recG gene encoding ATP-dependent DNA helicase RecG, producing MNINLDQIGVRQVSGVSASKEGELHAFGISTVLDLLEYFPFRYEDYRLRALQEVKDGDKITVEGKIVGLPVLQRYGKKSRLTCKVMVDDWMVTATWFNRHFLKDQLTSGRVIILTGKWDQRRSTMTITDSEFPDKGTQRSGSLQPVYSIGGKITQTWLRKMIGQALDQYGEMIPEVLPQELIRQYKLMPRKQAIRQLHQPVDAGEGKQARRRMVYEELFLFQLKLQAYRSMNRKRSTGIVHTTDNATIREFVRSLPFELTDAQKQVELEILKDMRSPHSMNRLLQGDVGSGKTVIAAIALFATVRSGHQGALMVPTEILAEQHVRSLKRMFEPFGITVEMLTSSVTGRKRKDLIASLQMGMTDIIVGTHALIQEDVFFRSLGLVVTDEQHRFGVNQRSVLRRKGFDPDVLTMTATPIPRTLAITAFGDMDVSTISERPKGRKPISTYWVKQNMMDRVMGFISKEIDQGRQAYLICPLIEESDKLDVQNAIDLYVQMDQAFPKYQVGLLHGRMSAAEKEETMRAFYSNEMQLLVSTTVVEVGVDVPNATLMIIMDADRFGLSQLHQLRGRVGRGEHESFCILIADPKSDIGQERMRAMTETDDGFEVSRRDLELRGPGEFFGTKQSGLPEFKIADMVSDFEVLEIARNDAARLVSNEFFWTSPEYEPLREFLNRQQVFQGELID
- a CDS encoding DegV family protein — encoded protein: MTHTIIVTESTADIPAELIAKYDIRIIPLRLFFGEQSYADGVDITSAEFYSKLSASAQLPTTSQPSPADYTAMYEKLTAEHPGSPIVSIHLSSGLSGTYQSATIGRSMLDDHSHITVIDSKSASYGYGLAVVHAARLAQQGKSVAEIEAGVAHILSRRELYFMVDDLEYLRKGGRIGRASAVLGTLLNVKPILSIDENGVIYPVEKVRGQKKAMTRIVEMMRQHLNVRKINLALGHTANRESCEPLLQMIREHYEIGELVFSEVGPVIGTHAGPGTIAMFAWPDEE
- a CDS encoding DAK2 domain-containing protein, which gives rise to MSKRSLNGTDFTAMVLAGAERLHQHAEHVNSLNVFPVPDGDTGTNMNLTMTAGVNELKRSSSPMIGQAATILSKGLLMGARGNSGVILSQLFRGFSRAAASRDELNAAQFAAALQNGVETAYKAVVKPVEGTILTVAKEAAKHATYYARRTTDITELMGEVLRRAQETLAQTQEMLPVLKQVGVVDSGGQGLVYIYEGFYAYLQNGTTATSTEQTFAAVHTGQAMQPGITGTSNPASASAVAQNPAFDTPMPAQARLETEDIEFLYDMEFFINRQLGQNRNVRFEEEKFRQALAVNGDSIIVIADDEVIKVHVHSKAPGEVLNLALQYGEITQIHILNMREQHRDLLSAGLDIAPPPDLFADIPQEPLDPQTAAVPPAEEVAAYGLIAVSSGDGISEIFRSLGVDTILAGGQTMNPSTEDFVKAVENLSARHIFILPNNSNIVLAAQQARDLLEDSRQITVIPSKSIPQGIASAFAFQEDESVDMNESNMTEALNHVKSGQVTVAVRDTTMENIDIKEGHYIGIYNSKIVATAPALLQTCQELLSSMIEDGQEVVTVLVGSEANDADTTALASWISETYPDAEVEIHEGDQPVYHYLFSVES
- the rpmB gene encoding 50S ribosomal protein L28 encodes the protein MARKCYVTGKTAGSGNHVSHANNRNRRTWGVNVQKVRILVDGKPKRVYVSTRALKSGKVTRV
- the rpe gene encoding ribulose-phosphate 3-epimerase; this encodes MHKVKIAPSILSADFGKLLAEVADVERGGADWVHIDVMDGHFVPNITFGAPVMQSISAHTGLFKDVHLMIENPDRYIEDFVKAGAQMITVHAEACTHLHRVIHQIKEHGVKAGVAINPATPAAAIREVLEDVDMVLVMTVNPGFGGQSFIPRTVNKIRQIREWANEMGHTALHIEVDGGITASTAKQVVEAGADVLVAGSAVFNTPDRAKAIRSIRDSLH
- the rsgA gene encoding ribosome small subunit-dependent GTPase A — translated: MPEGLIVKALSGYYYVKPEQTDEVVPADQPATIQCRGRGIFKKRGESPLVGDQVIFSLTENGEGTVDKILPRRTELIRPPVANIRQAVLLFSVKEPDLSLILLDKFLVHIEHAGLEPLICFTKMDLLREEDTVMREAVERAKQLYEDIGYQVILTSAELDMGTDQIRQELNNKISMFAGQSGVGKSSLLNKVIPGSDLNTSEISLRLGRGKHTTRHVELIELEGGGYVADTPGFSQLNFTQLGVEDLGSCFREFNRYSSDCKFRGCTHLHEPGCKVLDALENGEIANSRYKHYEQFYQEMKDEKRRY
- the pknB gene encoding Stk1 family PASTA domain-containing Ser/Thr kinase, whose translation is MIGRILGGRYEVLEEIGGGGMALVYRAKDVLLNRHVAIKVLRQQFVYDEEFIRRFRREAQSAASLSHPNVVSIYDVGQEDDIHYIVMEYVNGQNLNEIIKERAPLPVEEAVRIATQICDALEHAHHNQIIHRDIKPHNILIGRNGRVKVTDFGIARAVTSTTITQTGSVIGSVHYFSPEHAKGVTTGEKSDLYSLGIVLYQMLTGRLPFQGESPISVALKHLQDEFEDPRLINPLIPQSVENIILKSMRKNPAERYHSAHDMLTDLDTCLLPERSTESRVYFASNDDDEQTKVVSAIRPNSIPVGLPDDEVRSMERDRGKSKTATASKQKSRKKAAIIISSVLAVLLIMFVIVFYVNQTLNKDEVTVPSVTNMTEQQAKVELQKYGLAVADDVHREYKEGIAPGTVYEQDPQPNTLVKQNTEIKLSVAMAKELKKMPDFTNSTYDDARKELIEMGFKDDQIARQDENNDSVEAGKVFDQKPGANEDVDPESQPVTLTVSKGVSTTSVPSVAGISQSDAQSKISSAGLKVGNVQQEASYTVDKGKVTRQNPQSGGSATKGSAVDLWISTGYPPEALNYTYTVSVPPATAGKTSKINIVYTDARGADRDWGTKTIDSRKSLQINMVLDPNQNGVVKVYRDGQFLDTFAIGYNEAKQGTLPEGVVEPENTGEVTPPPETTTPPAEETTPPEEQETEDPAAVDGSSNGNGNGIGNGNGNGQGNGQGQGNGNENTDDTGNDTNTP